The proteins below come from a single Parageobacillus toebii NBRC 107807 genomic window:
- a CDS encoding DUF420 domain-containing protein, whose protein sequence is MEYSLPILPTISTSCIVISAALVAYGWYLILRRNIDAHKKTMLSAAVFALLFFIIYLSRTIFIGNTSFGGPDSLKVYYTIFLVFHIILATVGAIFGIVTLWTGLKDHRARHKRLGPITSVIWFFTAATGVIVYLLLYVFYKGGETTSMIKAILGF, encoded by the coding sequence ATGGAGTATTCATTGCCAATTTTACCGACCATTAGCACGAGCTGTATTGTCATTAGCGCAGCGTTAGTGGCGTATGGATGGTATTTAATACTGAGGAGAAACATTGATGCCCATAAAAAGACAATGTTAAGTGCAGCGGTGTTCGCTTTATTGTTTTTTATTATTTACCTATCGCGAACGATTTTTATCGGGAACACGAGTTTTGGCGGCCCTGACAGTTTGAAAGTGTATTATACGATCTTTCTTGTGTTTCATATTATTTTGGCTACGGTTGGAGCAATTTTTGGCATTGTCACGCTTTGGACTGGTTTAAAAGACCATCGCGCCCGTCATAAGCGGCTCGGACCGATTACAAGCGTTATTTGGTTTTTTACAGCTGCGACCGGTGTCATCGTATATTTGCTTCTCTACGTATTTTATAAAGGCGGGGAAACAACATCAATGATTAAAGCTATTTTAGGTTTTTAA
- a CDS encoding Asp23/Gls24 family envelope stress response protein, whose amino-acid sequence MKTIVRFRKLSATQATLLTIVMMCLKDLNDIVIDDCEVHVTIEEDCLCTVTALIVIKRGVPIISLCEQLQKHITEEIEAMTPFTVDKVHVVVKHLAM is encoded by the coding sequence ATGAAAACGATCGTCCGATTCCGAAAGTTGAGTGCAACGCAAGCGACCTTATTGACTATTGTTATGATGTGTTTGAAAGACTTAAACGACATTGTTATTGATGATTGCGAAGTCCATGTGACCATTGAGGAAGATTGCCTCTGTACAGTTACAGCGCTGATAGTAATAAAGCGGGGAGTACCGATTATTTCATTATGTGAGCAATTGCAAAAACATATTACAGAGGAAATTGAGGCAATGACGCCGTTTACTGTCGATAAGGTACATGTTGTTGTAAAACATCTGGCTATGTAA
- a CDS encoding CAP domain-containing protein translates to MKWFFLVLLLIIGFYYFAPSTPPLSPPQETEPKDYMVKEPKVESGMLSMIGKTERDVKKKFGSPTRIDASAYDYEWWIYNRSASTYFQIGMMDGRVVTAFVCGENVNVKPFYIGQPLQEVFKTMPVLSNVEIKLRTGMYRFELSEQDYASRPIVKVGNVYAQLYVDRFTGKISSIRLMTGEVFVKMRPYELVYRGSLPNSAPLSSKQQREVEIANEKQIFDITNVIRQRYRVKPLRWHEEAAKVAYMHSKDMKDHHFFSHKSPKNGDLKDRLLAANIKFEMAGENIAAHHMDGIEAVEGWLNSKSHRETLLSEQFTYLGVGVSGDYYTQDFLRLWK, encoded by the coding sequence GTGAAATGGTTTTTTCTTGTGTTATTGCTAATCATTGGATTTTATTATTTTGCGCCAAGTACACCACCGCTTAGCCCGCCTCAAGAAACAGAGCCGAAAGACTATATGGTAAAAGAACCGAAAGTCGAAAGCGGCATGCTTTCAATGATTGGAAAAACAGAAAGAGATGTAAAAAAGAAATTCGGCTCGCCGACACGAATTGATGCTTCCGCTTATGATTATGAATGGTGGATCTATAATCGGAGCGCAAGCACATACTTTCAAATTGGAATGATGGATGGGCGTGTTGTTACGGCATTTGTATGCGGAGAGAATGTGAATGTAAAACCATTTTACATCGGTCAGCCCCTTCAAGAAGTGTTTAAGACGATGCCTGTTTTATCCAATGTTGAAATAAAATTGAGAACAGGAATGTATCGTTTTGAGCTGTCAGAACAAGATTACGCCTCTCGGCCGATTGTCAAAGTTGGCAACGTCTACGCGCAATTATATGTAGATCGTTTTACCGGAAAGATTTCGAGCATTCGGCTTATGACTGGGGAAGTATTCGTAAAAATGAGGCCATATGAGCTTGTTTACCGTGGCAGTTTACCTAATTCAGCCCCTTTATCTTCCAAACAGCAACGAGAAGTGGAAATAGCGAATGAAAAACAAATTTTTGATATTACAAACGTTATTCGCCAACGTTATCGTGTTAAGCCACTTCGTTGGCATGAGGAAGCAGCAAAAGTTGCCTATATGCATAGTAAAGATATGAAAGATCATCACTTTTTCTCTCATAAATCTCCAAAAAATGGTGATTTAAAAGATCGGCTATTGGCTGCAAATATTAAATTTGAAATGGCGGGAGAAAATATTGCCGCACATCATATGGATGGTATTGAGGCGGTGGAAGGATGGCTAAACAGCAAAAGCCATCGAGAAACATTATTAAGCGAACAATTTACCTACCTTGGTGTAGGTGTTTCTGGTGATTATTATACTCAAGATTTTTTAAGGTTATGGAAATAA
- a CDS encoding cytochrome (ubi)quinol oxidase subunit III, giving the protein MHVEEKLTAETFPASPERATIEGKNKFLGLWVFLGGETVLFASLFGTFIALRDKTAGGPTSQELFHLPLVFVATMLLLTSSLTSVYAIYHMKNFDFKKMMLWFGITVLLGLCFLGLEIYEFYEYVHKGLKFSTSAFSSAFYTLVGLHGSHVAFGLSWILTLMIRNAKRGLNLYNAPKFYVASLYWHFIDVVWVFIFTVVYLMGMVG; this is encoded by the coding sequence ATGCATGTTGAAGAAAAATTAACGGCGGAAACATTCCCCGCATCCCCTGAAAGAGCTACCATCGAAGGAAAAAATAAATTTTTAGGACTTTGGGTTTTCCTAGGGGGAGAGACAGTTCTTTTCGCCTCCCTCTTCGGCACTTTCATAGCGCTTAGAGATAAAACGGCTGGGGGACCGACATCGCAGGAATTGTTTCATTTGCCGCTCGTGTTTGTCGCTACAATGCTTTTATTGACAAGCAGTTTAACAAGCGTTTACGCCATCTATCACATGAAAAACTTCGACTTTAAGAAAATGATGCTTTGGTTTGGCATCACTGTATTGTTAGGTCTCTGCTTCTTAGGATTAGAAATTTACGAGTTTTATGAATATGTGCATAAAGGCCTTAAGTTTTCAACAAGTGCCTTCTCATCTGCCTTTTATACGCTAGTCGGTCTGCATGGCAGCCACGTTGCATTTGGTTTATCGTGGATTTTAACGCTTATGATCCGCAACGCGAAGCGTGGTTTGAACCTTTACAACGCGCCAAAGTTTTATGTGGCGAGTCTTTACTGGCACTTTATTGACGTCGTATGGGTATTCATTTTTACCGTTGTATACCTAATGGGAATGGTGGGGTGA
- a CDS encoding COX15/CtaA family protein translates to MQRSLKWFASVTTLAMLFVLIGGALVTKTESGMGCGRSWPLCHGQLIPSQITPELVIELSHRLVSGLAGMMVLILSVWAWRAIGHIRETKFLAIVSFVFLVLQGLIGAAAVVWGQSDFVLALHFGISLISFAAVFLLTLLIFEVDKKFDAHSLVLDRKMKFHIYGIIIYCYVVVYTGALVRHMEASLACPSWPICSKTRIIPVQLHEWVQMGHRLAAAIMIIWISIATIRAVKYYKHQRVVYWGWIISLVLVLLQMITGTLIVLTQLDLYIALAHAFFISCLFGVLSYLVMLAVRSNYNKQKAQEVSRSTNTVPSMLLK, encoded by the coding sequence TTGCAACGTTCTTTAAAATGGTTTGCATCAGTCACAACGTTGGCAATGCTATTTGTCCTCATCGGAGGGGCGCTCGTAACAAAAACCGAATCCGGCATGGGGTGCGGACGGTCATGGCCGCTTTGCCACGGTCAGCTAATCCCTTCGCAAATTACCCCTGAACTCGTTATTGAATTAAGCCACCGGCTCGTATCCGGTTTGGCTGGCATGATGGTGCTGATTTTATCCGTTTGGGCATGGCGTGCTATAGGGCATATTCGCGAAACAAAATTTTTAGCAATCGTTTCGTTTGTGTTTCTTGTGTTGCAAGGACTAATCGGTGCCGCCGCTGTCGTTTGGGGACAATCTGATTTTGTGCTTGCATTGCATTTTGGTATTTCTCTTATTTCATTTGCTGCCGTTTTTTTATTAACATTGCTCATTTTTGAAGTGGATAAAAAATTCGATGCCCACTCATTAGTGCTTGATCGAAAAATGAAATTCCACATTTACGGCATCATCATCTACTGTTATGTCGTTGTCTATACCGGAGCATTAGTGCGCCATATGGAAGCAAGTTTAGCATGTCCTAGCTGGCCGATTTGCTCAAAAACCCGAATTATCCCTGTGCAGCTTCACGAATGGGTTCAAATGGGACATCGCCTTGCCGCAGCGATTATGATCATTTGGATTTCTATCGCAACAATCCGGGCGGTGAAATATTATAAACATCAACGTGTCGTTTACTGGGGATGGATCATTTCCCTTGTCCTCGTGTTATTACAAATGATAACAGGGACACTGATCGTATTGACACAATTGGACTTGTATATTGCTTTGGCACATGCCTTCTTTATTTCTTGTTTATTCGGCGTTCTTAGCTATTTAGTGATGCTTGCTGTACGAAGCAATTATAATAAACAAAAAGCGCAAGAGGTAAGCCGCAGCACAAACACCGTTCCATCTATGTTGCTCAAATAA
- a CDS encoding YlbE-like family protein → MRKEVIQYIRTKKMLQSFIRKEPRWYRLLSRYPHKLPSFELEALHYYEQTIPHKVEKIANSLQMVSLMLHMFQAMRD, encoded by the coding sequence ATGAGAAAAGAGGTTATACAATATATTCGAACGAAAAAAATGCTGCAATCTTTTATTCGCAAAGAGCCGCGCTGGTATCGCCTTCTTTCCCGCTACCCACATAAGCTGCCATCATTTGAACTTGAGGCGCTTCATTATTATGAGCAGACGATTCCACATAAAGTGGAGAAAATCGCTAATTCCTTGCAAATGGTTTCATTAATGCTTCATATGTTTCAAGCGATGCGTGATTAA
- a CDS encoding YlbF family regulator, translated as MIIATLERLEILDKAEALAKMIVQSELAEEYRQCFQRLKQDRVAQDIIARFTKAKERYEEVQRFGKYHPDYHSVMKEVREIKRELDFHETIAAFKKAENAMQQLLDEISVLIGKAVSDQIKVPTGNPYFLSISCSGGCGAGGSCGCRT; from the coding sequence GTGATCATTGCAACTCTCGAGCGTCTCGAGATTTTAGATAAAGCAGAAGCATTAGCAAAAATGATTGTACAATCGGAATTGGCAGAAGAATACCGCCAATGTTTTCAACGACTGAAACAAGATCGTGTTGCTCAAGATATTATCGCTCGTTTTACAAAGGCAAAAGAGCGCTATGAGGAAGTACAGCGCTTTGGAAAATATCATCCCGATTATCATAGCGTGATGAAAGAAGTGCGTGAAATAAAACGTGAACTTGATTTTCATGAGACGATTGCTGCGTTTAAAAAGGCGGAAAATGCCATGCAACAACTGTTAGATGAGATTAGCGTGTTAATTGGCAAAGCGGTATCAGATCAAATTAAAGTGCCAACAGGGAACCCGTATTTTTTGTCCATCAGCTGTTCGGGAGGATGCGGAGCAGGGGGAAGCTGCGGCTGCCGCACATAG
- the coxB gene encoding cytochrome c oxidase subunit II, whose translation MKKWLHNWRLFSLFSMIALLLAGCGKPFLSTLQPAGEAADMQFSLMLLSTAIMLLVIVVVTIIFVYVVIRFRQRKGEENKIPKQVEGNHTLEIVWTVIPIILLIILAVPTVKATFDLADVKPMNKEKRDKDTLVVNVRASLYWWEFEYPDYGVITSQDLVVPTDERVYFNLKASDVKHSFWIPAVGGKIDTNIENKNQFWLEFDQERAEKAGNIFYGKCAELCGPSHALMDFKVKAVPREEFDQWIEKMKNAKKPVVTDPVAKQGEEIFNKSCIGCHAVTPIDKRPEQARTAPNLANFGDRERIAGILEHNEENLKKWLKDPESVKPGNKMTGTYAKLTDEQIDALTKYLMSLKVE comes from the coding sequence ATGAAGAAATGGCTACATAACTGGCGCTTATTTTCTCTTTTTAGCATGATAGCGCTTCTGTTAGCTGGCTGCGGCAAGCCGTTTTTATCGACGCTTCAGCCGGCGGGTGAAGCAGCAGACATGCAATTTTCACTGATGCTGCTTAGCACAGCCATTATGTTACTCGTTATTGTTGTTGTAACGATTATCTTTGTATACGTTGTCATTCGTTTTCGGCAACGTAAAGGTGAGGAAAACAAGATTCCAAAACAAGTGGAAGGAAACCATACGCTTGAAATTGTTTGGACTGTCATTCCGATTATCCTTTTAATTATCTTGGCAGTTCCGACAGTGAAAGCAACGTTCGATCTTGCTGATGTCAAACCGATGAATAAAGAGAAGCGCGATAAAGATACGCTTGTTGTCAATGTTCGCGCAAGTCTTTACTGGTGGGAGTTTGAATATCCTGATTATGGCGTAATTACAAGCCAAGATTTAGTGGTTCCGACAGATGAGCGCGTGTATTTTAACTTAAAAGCATCAGACGTAAAACACTCGTTCTGGATTCCTGCAGTTGGCGGGAAAATAGATACAAACATTGAAAACAAAAACCAATTTTGGCTGGAATTTGATCAAGAAAGAGCAGAAAAAGCGGGCAACATTTTCTACGGAAAATGTGCGGAGCTTTGCGGTCCTTCCCATGCTTTGATGGACTTCAAAGTAAAAGCAGTTCCTAGAGAAGAATTTGATCAATGGATTGAAAAAATGAAAAATGCGAAAAAACCAGTTGTGACAGATCCGGTTGCAAAGCAGGGAGAAGAGATTTTCAATAAAAGCTGTATTGGCTGCCACGCGGTTACTCCAATTGACAAACGTCCAGAACAAGCGCGTACAGCGCCAAACTTGGCAAATTTCGGCGATCGTGAGCGCATTGCCGGTATTTTAGAACATAATGAGGAAAACTTAAAGAAATGGCTAAAAGACCCTGAAAGTGTGAAACCTGGAAATAAAATGACAGGAACATATGCTAAATTAACGGATGAGCAAATTGATGCTTTAACGAAATACTTAATGAGTCTAAAGGTTGAATAA
- a CDS encoding YlbD family protein: MEKHLHPSVEKFKQFVKKHPKIIQEVRNGQKTWKEFYEDWYLFGEDDEIWEAYKQNQEPIKRKEKSSNRWIEKIANVIQNMDANEVQKHLASVQQAIDAIQNIITQFQGNEKQHMGITKDEHPFSFRKD; encoded by the coding sequence ATGGAAAAGCATCTACATCCTTCGGTGGAGAAATTTAAACAGTTTGTGAAAAAGCATCCGAAAATAATTCAAGAAGTGCGCAATGGTCAAAAAACGTGGAAAGAGTTTTATGAAGATTGGTATTTATTTGGTGAGGATGATGAAATTTGGGAAGCCTATAAACAAAATCAAGAGCCAATAAAACGCAAGGAAAAAAGTAGTAATAGATGGATTGAAAAAATTGCAAATGTAATACAAAATATGGATGCTAATGAGGTACAAAAACATCTCGCGAGTGTTCAACAAGCGATTGACGCAATCCAAAACATTATTACTCAATTTCAAGGAAATGAAAAGCAGCATATGGGGATAACGAAAGATGAACATCCGTTTTCATTTCGTAAAGACTAG
- the ctaF gene encoding cytochrome c oxidase subunit IVB produces MVNQANSGNERVDLAYRRKKNAEDMKHQVISFVLMILFTLIAFTAVGYDKFSPWFSVPFILLLAVVQVLFQLYYFMHMSHKGHEMPALFMYGGVFVAFLTIWAFATIIWW; encoded by the coding sequence ATGGTGAATCAAGCAAATTCTGGAAATGAGCGCGTTGATTTAGCATATCGCCGCAAAAAAAACGCGGAGGATATGAAGCATCAAGTTATTTCCTTTGTATTAATGATTTTGTTCACATTAATCGCATTTACCGCGGTTGGTTATGATAAATTTTCGCCTTGGTTTTCCGTTCCATTTATTCTTCTTCTTGCTGTGGTACAAGTGTTGTTCCAATTATATTATTTTATGCATATGAGCCATAAAGGACATGAAATGCCAGCACTCTTCATGTATGGCGGTGTATTTGTAGCCTTCTTGACTATTTGGGCGTTTGCGACAATTATTTGGTGGTAA
- the cyoE gene encoding heme o synthase translates to MANLKAIHEQAAHSGEGSRANIRSIWKEFSSVVKIGIVNSNLITTFTGLWLALYFMGEGFLENLHIVFFTLFGSALVIAGSCSINNFVDRDIDQFMERTKTRPTVTGTMEAKRVLWLGIIFITVGTLSLLMTTVTAAIVGLIGAITYIFLYTMWSKRNYTLNTVVGSISGAVPPVIGWTAVDPDFHVVPLVLFLIMFIWQPPHFLALAMKRCEEYRAAGIPMLPVVHGFAMTKRQIVVWVACLLPLPFYLFSLGVPFLTVATLLNVGWLALGLYGFKMKDDLKWAKWMFIYSLNYLTILFVAMVIATLW, encoded by the coding sequence ATGGCTAATTTAAAAGCAATACATGAACAAGCTGCTCATTCGGGTGAAGGTTCGCGTGCAAATATAAGATCCATTTGGAAAGAGTTTTCGTCGGTCGTGAAAATCGGAATTGTTAATTCGAATCTAATTACGACATTCACTGGATTATGGTTAGCTCTCTATTTTATGGGAGAAGGTTTTTTGGAAAATCTTCATATTGTATTTTTTACGCTGTTTGGTTCCGCACTTGTTATAGCTGGTTCGTGTAGCATCAATAATTTCGTTGACCGTGACATCGACCAGTTTATGGAACGAACGAAAACGCGGCCGACAGTAACAGGGACAATGGAAGCGAAGCGAGTATTGTGGCTCGGAATTATATTCATAACAGTAGGGACGCTCAGCTTGTTAATGACAACGGTCACTGCTGCTATTGTTGGGTTAATTGGCGCTATTACTTATATATTTTTATATACAATGTGGTCGAAGCGAAACTATACATTGAACACAGTTGTCGGAAGCATTTCTGGCGCTGTCCCGCCGGTTATTGGTTGGACTGCGGTAGATCCGGATTTCCATGTCGTTCCTCTTGTTTTATTTTTGATTATGTTTATATGGCAGCCACCGCACTTTTTGGCATTGGCGATGAAACGATGCGAAGAGTATCGGGCGGCAGGCATCCCAATGCTTCCAGTTGTTCATGGTTTTGCGATGACAAAGCGGCAAATCGTTGTATGGGTTGCGTGCTTATTGCCACTGCCATTTTATTTGTTCTCATTAGGCGTGCCGTTTTTAACTGTTGCTACGTTGTTAAACGTAGGATGGCTTGCATTGGGACTTTATGGGTTTAAAATGAAAGACGACTTAAAGTGGGCGAAGTGGATGTTTATTTATTCCCTTAACTATTTGACGATTTTATTTGTAGCAATGGTTATCGCTACCCTTTGGTAA
- the ctaG gene encoding cytochrome c oxidase assembly factor CtaG, with amino-acid sequence MASLSMFGFVALWSPYFLAFLLLITCLYFMIVGPWRTRFTKEGPPTRKQKAYFLAGIMLLYISFGSPVDLLGHLIFSAHMIQMAILSFMAPPLLILGIPNWLFERLFEIRPLKAAVTFLTKPLIAVVLFNSLFSFYHVPFIFDLANSNALYHAVITTMIFVAAWMMWWPLLNKMPGWQSLSGLKKIGYIFADGALLTPACALIIFAGKPLYATYYDPQMWMKSLALCVPAGTLASLDLTGPEMFFSVPLLYDQQLGGILMKIIQEIIYGIMLFFAFREWYRKEQEKEKLETVASPQPSES; translated from the coding sequence ATGGCATCGCTAAGCATGTTTGGTTTTGTCGCGTTATGGAGTCCTTATTTCCTTGCGTTTTTGTTGTTGATTACGTGTCTTTATTTTATGATTGTTGGGCCTTGGAGAACTCGTTTTACAAAGGAAGGACCACCGACGCGCAAGCAGAAAGCATATTTTCTCGCAGGGATCATGTTGCTTTATATTTCTTTCGGTTCGCCGGTTGATTTGCTCGGTCATTTGATTTTTAGCGCACATATGATACAAATGGCAATATTAAGTTTTATGGCTCCACCATTACTTATTTTAGGAATACCAAATTGGCTGTTTGAGCGACTTTTCGAAATTCGACCATTAAAGGCGGCAGTAACGTTTTTGACAAAGCCGCTTATTGCGGTTGTTTTATTTAATAGCTTGTTCTCATTTTATCACGTTCCATTTATTTTTGATTTAGCGAACAGCAATGCGCTTTATCATGCGGTAATTACCACGATGATTTTTGTCGCTGCATGGATGATGTGGTGGCCTCTTCTTAATAAAATGCCGGGCTGGCAGTCTCTTAGCGGTCTCAAGAAGATAGGCTACATTTTTGCAGACGGCGCTTTATTAACTCCGGCGTGTGCCTTAATTATTTTTGCTGGAAAACCGCTATATGCGACTTATTACGATCCGCAAATGTGGATGAAGTCGCTTGCTCTTTGCGTTCCCGCTGGGACATTAGCTTCTCTTGATTTAACAGGACCAGAGATGTTCTTTTCTGTTCCGCTTCTTTACGATCAGCAGCTTGGCGGGATATTAATGAAAATTATTCAAGAAATTATTTATGGCATAATGCTCTTTTTCGCCTTTAGGGAATGGTACCGAAAAGAGCAGGAAAAAGAAAAATTGGAAACTGTTGCATCCCCACAACCTTCTGAGTCGTAA
- a CDS encoding YugN family protein — protein sequence MKFENTGIENQTAELSRLDDLMEKFKFIRASQWDYERVTYDRKFQIKGDIYYLRVQGYAIEGDVDSRYALIKLLPPILGKYYYPHGVEYGDDEHFPSSLVNQCQTILSQIKEELDKIQD from the coding sequence ATGAAATTTGAAAATACTGGTATCGAAAACCAAACAGCGGAGCTTTCCCGTTTAGATGATCTAATGGAAAAATTTAAATTTATTAGAGCTTCTCAATGGGACTATGAACGGGTTACATACGATCGGAAATTTCAAATAAAGGGGGATATTTACTATCTTCGTGTTCAAGGATACGCCATTGAGGGAGACGTTGATTCCCGCTATGCACTCATTAAGTTACTTCCTCCAATTTTAGGAAAATATTATTATCCTCATGGCGTAGAATACGGCGACGATGAACATTTCCCTTCTTCATTGGTAAATCAATGCCAAACCATTTTATCACAAATAAAAGAAGAACTTGACAAAATTCAAGACTAA
- the ctaD gene encoding cytochrome c oxidase subunit I produces the protein MSTAVRKKSLIWDYLTTVDHKKIAILYLIAGGIFFIMGGIEALIIRIQLAVPNNDFVSAGLFNEMITMHGTTMIFLAATPLLFALMNAIVPIQIGARDVAFPFLNALGFWLFFFGGLFLNCSWFLGGAPDAGWTSYASLSLESPGHGIDFYVLGLQVSGFGTLISGINFIVTIITMRAPGMTYMRMPLFTWATFVASTLILFAFPPLTAGLLLLMMDRLFGGNFFNAALGGNTIIYEHLFWIFGHPEVYLLILPAFGIFSEIISTFSKKRLFGYSSMVFAIVLIGFLGFMVWAHHMFTVGMGPVANAIFAVATMTIAVPTGIKIFNWLFTMWGGSIRVTTPMLYAIGFIPSFVIGGVTGVMQAAAPADYQYHDSYFIVAHFHYVIVGGVVLALLGGTHYWWPKMFGKMLSEKLGKLTFVLFFTGFHLTFFIQHFLGLMGMPRRVFTFLPGQGLETGNLISTIGALLMAAGVIVLLINIVITTFKGEKAEADAWGLGRTLEWAVPSPAPEYNFAQTPLVRGLDAYWLEKMEGKKGLTPAEPLGDIHMPNPSFLPFVISLGLFIASFGFMYHNDYSWGLPVGILGLVITFGSMCLRSIIDDHGFHIHKEDIIEAEKKGVKA, from the coding sequence GTGAGTACAGCAGTTCGTAAAAAGAGCCTAATATGGGACTACCTTACAACGGTCGACCATAAAAAAATTGCCATCCTTTACTTAATTGCCGGCGGTATTTTCTTCATCATGGGTGGTATCGAGGCTCTAATTATTCGTATTCAGCTTGCGGTGCCTAACAACGATTTTGTTAGCGCGGGTCTTTTTAATGAAATGATTACGATGCATGGTACGACAATGATTTTCTTGGCAGCAACACCGTTATTATTCGCATTGATGAATGCGATTGTTCCAATTCAGATCGGTGCGCGCGACGTTGCGTTTCCGTTCTTAAACGCATTAGGCTTTTGGTTATTCTTTTTCGGGGGGCTTTTTCTAAACTGTTCTTGGTTTTTAGGCGGAGCGCCTGATGCAGGATGGACGTCTTACGCTTCGTTATCATTAGAATCACCAGGACACGGAATTGACTTTTACGTATTAGGTTTACAAGTTTCCGGGTTCGGTACATTAATCAGTGGGATTAACTTCATCGTAACCATCATTACGATGCGTGCTCCAGGCATGACATACATGCGTATGCCGTTGTTTACGTGGGCAACATTCGTTGCTTCTACGTTAATCTTATTTGCGTTCCCGCCGCTAACGGCTGGATTGCTTTTACTGATGATGGACCGTTTATTTGGCGGCAACTTCTTTAATGCGGCATTAGGCGGCAACACGATTATTTATGAACACTTATTCTGGATTTTCGGTCACCCGGAAGTATATCTCTTGATACTACCGGCATTTGGTATTTTTTCTGAAATTATTTCAACTTTCTCTAAGAAACGCTTATTTGGATATTCTTCCATGGTGTTTGCGATTGTATTGATCGGCTTTTTAGGATTCATGGTATGGGCGCACCATATGTTTACAGTTGGCATGGGACCGGTTGCGAACGCCATTTTTGCGGTTGCGACAATGACAATTGCTGTCCCGACAGGTATTAAAATCTTTAACTGGCTATTTACAATGTGGGGGGGAAGCATCCGCGTTACAACGCCAATGTTATATGCTATTGGTTTTATTCCTTCTTTCGTTATCGGCGGAGTAACCGGGGTTATGCAGGCAGCAGCGCCGGCTGACTATCAATATCATGACAGCTACTTCATCGTTGCTCACTTCCACTATGTCATTGTTGGCGGTGTAGTGCTAGCTTTATTAGGCGGCACGCATTATTGGTGGCCAAAAATGTTTGGCAAAATGCTAAGCGAAAAGCTTGGTAAGTTGACATTTGTGTTATTCTTTACCGGATTCCATTTAACATTCTTTATCCAACACTTCCTTGGCTTGATGGGTATGCCTCGCCGCGTATTTACATTCTTGCCGGGCCAAGGTTTGGAAACTGGAAACTTGATTAGTACAATTGGTGCCTTATTGATGGCGGCAGGTGTTATCGTCCTTTTAATCAATATCGTGATCACTACGTTCAAAGGAGAAAAAGCTGAAGCGGATGCTTGGGGACTCGGGCGTACGCTTGAGTGGGCGGTTCCTTCGCCAGCACCTGAATACAACTTTGCGCAAACTCCGCTTGTCCGTGGTTTAGATGCTTACTGGCTAGAGAAAATGGAAGGGAAAAAGGGCTTGACTCCGGCAGAACCGCTTGGAGACATCCATATGCCGAATCCTTCATTCCTGCCGTTTGTCATTTCACTTGGGCTGTTTATTGCTTCATTTGGTTTCATGTATCATAACGACTACTCTTGGGGGTTGCCGGTAGGAATTCTTGGATTGGTCATTACCTTTGGTTCTATGTGCTTACGTTCTATCATTGACGACCATGGTTTCCACATTCATAAAGAAGATATTATCGAAGCGGAGAAAAAGGGGGTTAAGGCATAA
- a CDS encoding nitrilase-related carbon-nitrogen hydrolase, translating into MREYAFESGSFVISVAGLLREQDFEPQYKHFIDSPEMDFSWAVGGAAIVNPFGEYIAGPVYNEDTIVYADCHANEIKAAKVVFDGLGHYSRPDAVQLLLHDHEQRNLLRSSKGLSYQDLKNISESTEVPLEKLEKVLEKIEAKLSQN; encoded by the coding sequence ATCAGAGAATACGCTTTTGAATCAGGAAGCTTTGTCATCAGCGTGGCTGGTTTGTTAAGAGAACAAGACTTTGAACCTCAATATAAGCATTTTATTGATAGCCCAGAAATGGATTTCAGTTGGGCGGTAGGCGGTGCCGCAATCGTTAACCCATTTGGTGAATACATCGCCGGACCGGTTTATAACGAGGATACGATTGTTTACGCGGATTGCCATGCGAATGAGATCAAGGCGGCGAAAGTGGTATTTGACGGATTGGGCCATTATTCGAGACCAGATGCGGTTCAACTATTGCTGCATGATCATGAACAAAGAAATCTTCTCCGCAGCTCAAAAGGACTTTCCTACCAAGATTTGAAAAATATTTCTGAAAGCACAGAAGTGCCGCTTGAAAAACTAGAAAAAGTTCTTGAGAAGATTGAAGCAAAATTGAGTCAAAACTAG